A window of Pseudomonas monteilii contains these coding sequences:
- a CDS encoding 50S rRNA methyltransferase, whose amino-acid sequence MPLLNSPFAELDLIRQPEQANDPLQAFDAADQYLLEQLAQQQPDNACRVLVLNDSFGALAVSLAGQVQVTSSGDSHLGRLALEKNLVRHGKAFDSVPFVPASAPFHGVFDRVLIRVPKTLALLEEQLIRLHGHLAPGAQVIAGAMVKHLPRAAGDLLERYIGPVQASLASRKARLLTSTPAERPLARSPYPSRYRLEAPALELINHANVFCREGLDIGTRAFLPHLPANLGAARVADLGCGNGVLAIASALNNPDAHYTLVDESYMAVQSAQENWQAALGERPAVIEAADGLDMIERQSLDVVLCNPPFHQQQVVGDFLAWRMFQQAREALVVGGALYMVGNRHLGYHSKLARLFRGVEQVAATPKFVVLKARK is encoded by the coding sequence ATGCCCTTGCTGAACAGCCCTTTCGCCGAACTCGACCTGATCCGCCAGCCGGAGCAGGCCAACGATCCTCTCCAGGCCTTCGACGCCGCCGACCAGTACCTGCTCGAGCAGCTTGCCCAGCAGCAACCGGACAACGCCTGCCGTGTGCTGGTGCTCAACGACAGCTTCGGTGCCCTGGCGGTCAGCTTGGCAGGCCAGGTGCAGGTGACCAGCAGCGGCGACTCGCACCTGGGTCGACTGGCCTTGGAGAAGAATCTGGTACGCCATGGCAAGGCCTTCGACAGCGTGCCGTTCGTGCCCGCCAGCGCACCCTTCCACGGCGTGTTCGACCGTGTGCTGATCCGCGTGCCCAAGACCCTTGCCCTGTTGGAAGAGCAACTGATCCGACTGCACGGCCATCTGGCGCCAGGCGCCCAGGTCATCGCCGGCGCCATGGTCAAGCACCTGCCGCGAGCGGCCGGTGACCTGCTGGAGCGCTACATCGGCCCGGTGCAGGCGTCGCTGGCCTCGCGCAAGGCGCGGCTGCTGACGTCCACCCCGGCCGAACGACCGCTGGCTCGCTCGCCCTACCCGTCGCGCTACCGACTGGAGGCCCCTGCCCTGGAACTGATCAACCATGCCAACGTGTTCTGTCGCGAGGGCCTGGATATCGGCACGCGCGCCTTTCTGCCTCACCTGCCCGCCAACCTGGGGGCGGCCCGGGTCGCCGACCTGGGGTGCGGCAACGGCGTTCTGGCGATCGCCAGCGCCCTGAACAACCCGGACGCGCACTATACCCTGGTCGACGAGTCCTACATGGCGGTGCAGTCAGCGCAGGAAAACTGGCAGGCAGCTCTGGGCGAGCGCCCGGCGGTCATCGAGGCCGCCGACGGCCTGGACATGATCGAGCGGCAGTCGCTGGACGTGGTGCTGTGCAACCCACCCTTCCATCAGCAACAGGTGGTCGGCGACTTCCTGGCCTGGCGGATGTTCCAGCAGGCCCGCGAGGCCCTGGTGGTCGGTGGCGCCTTGTACATGGTCGGCAATCGCCACCTGGGCTACCACAGCAAGCTGGCCCGTCTGTTCCGAGGGGTCGAGCAAGTCGCGGCCACACCGAAGTTCGTGGTGCTCAAGGCCCGCAAGTGA
- a CDS encoding LuxR family transcriptional regulator, producing MQHWSTEQIRRLLEERDPARLFEQAVSLSRSLGMPYISWTFFSNTPGTKQQITFYNNFPEAWGLLYEKKFLATDPVAHVCRHTTSAVLWDDALFESVPDLREQASAHGLRHGWTQAVHDLHHNESQISVARPERKISITEFYDKSVQIGWLGTTLHRALTEHLLAQRQPLPKLSNRELEILRWSAAGKTAGDIAMILSLSLSTVNFHIRSIIGKTNATNKAAAIAIGVTYGLI from the coding sequence ATGCAACACTGGAGCACGGAGCAGATACGGCGCTTGCTTGAGGAGCGTGATCCCGCCCGCTTGTTCGAGCAGGCCGTCAGCCTGTCTCGGTCGCTGGGCATGCCCTACATCAGCTGGACGTTCTTTTCGAACACGCCGGGCACCAAGCAGCAGATCACCTTCTACAACAATTTCCCCGAGGCCTGGGGCCTGCTCTACGAAAAGAAGTTCCTGGCGACCGATCCGGTCGCCCATGTCTGCCGCCACACGACCAGCGCCGTGCTCTGGGACGACGCGCTGTTCGAAAGCGTCCCTGACCTGCGCGAGCAGGCCAGCGCCCATGGTTTGCGCCATGGCTGGACGCAGGCGGTGCACGATCTGCACCATAACGAAAGCCAGATCAGCGTCGCCCGGCCGGAACGCAAGATCTCAATCACCGAGTTCTACGACAAGAGCGTACAGATCGGCTGGCTGGGCACGACCTTGCACCGCGCGCTCACCGAACACCTGCTTGCCCAGCGCCAGCCGCTGCCCAAGTTGAGCAACCGTGAGCTGGAGATCCTGCGCTGGTCGGCGGCGGGCAAGACGGCAGGCGACATCGCCATGATCCTGTCGCTCTCGCTGAGCACGGTCAATTTCCATATCCGCAGCATCATCGGCAAGACCAACGCCACCAACAAGGCTGCCGCCATCGCCATCGGAGTCACCTATGGCCTGATCTGA
- a CDS encoding ferredoxin--NADP(+) reductase, with protein MTASADKFTCQTLLDVQTLTPSLFSLRMTRDPGFRFRAGQFARLGVTKADGSVVWRAYSMVSAPHDEFLDFFSIVVPGGEFTSELSRLGVGDTVMVDRQAFGYLTLDRFSGGRDLWLLATGTGIAPFVSILQDFEAWERFESIKLVYSVREAQELAYREIIDGLEQRDYLAEYAGKLQFIPVVTREPHPGALNARITTLIENGELERVAGVALSPEHSRIMLCGNPEMIDDTRQVLKTRDLQLALSRRPGQVAVETYW; from the coding sequence ATGACTGCCAGTGCCGACAAGTTCACCTGCCAGACGCTGCTCGACGTGCAGACGTTGACGCCCAGCCTCTTCAGCCTGCGAATGACCCGCGATCCTGGCTTCCGGTTTCGCGCCGGTCAGTTCGCACGGCTGGGCGTGACCAAGGCGGACGGCAGCGTCGTCTGGCGCGCCTACTCGATGGTATCGGCGCCACATGACGAATTTCTGGATTTCTTTTCAATTGTCGTGCCAGGCGGCGAATTCACCAGCGAACTGAGCCGCCTCGGGGTAGGGGACACGGTCATGGTCGATCGCCAGGCCTTCGGTTATCTCACTCTGGACCGCTTCAGCGGCGGTCGCGATCTGTGGCTGTTGGCCACGGGAACGGGCATCGCGCCGTTCGTCTCGATCCTGCAGGATTTCGAGGCCTGGGAGCGGTTCGAGTCGATCAAACTGGTGTATTCGGTGCGTGAGGCACAGGAGCTGGCGTATCGAGAGATCATCGACGGGCTCGAGCAGCGCGATTACCTGGCCGAGTACGCGGGCAAGCTGCAATTCATCCCGGTGGTGACGCGCGAGCCCCATCCAGGTGCACTGAACGCTCGCATCACCACGCTGATCGAAAACGGCGAGCTGGAGCGCGTGGCCGGCGTGGCACTGAGCCCGGAGCATTCGCGTATCATGCTCTGCGGCAACCCCGAGATGATCGACGACACACGCCAGGTGCTCAAGACACGTGACCTGCAGCTGGCGCTGAGCCGTCGGCCCGGACAGGTCGCGGTCGAAACCTACTGGTGA
- the mscL gene encoding large-conductance mechanosensitive channel (forms homopentamer; channel that opens in response to pressure or hypoosmotic shock), whose product MGMLKEFKAFAVKGNVVDMAVGIIIGAAFGKIVSSFVGDVIMPPLGLLIGGVDFSDLAITLKAAQGDVPAVVLAYGKFIQTVIDFIIIAFAIFMGVKAINRLKREEAVAPSAPPTPTPQETLLTEIRDLLKAQNQNRLP is encoded by the coding sequence ATGGGCATGCTCAAGGAATTCAAGGCCTTCGCGGTCAAAGGCAACGTCGTGGACATGGCCGTCGGTATCATCATCGGCGCCGCCTTCGGCAAGATCGTTTCATCCTTCGTGGGCGATGTGATCATGCCGCCACTGGGCCTGCTGATCGGCGGGGTCGACTTCAGCGATCTGGCCATCACGCTCAAGGCCGCCCAAGGCGACGTGCCCGCCGTGGTCCTGGCCTATGGCAAGTTCATCCAGACGGTGATCGACTTCATCATCATCGCCTTCGCCATCTTCATGGGGGTCAAGGCGATCAACCGCCTCAAGCGCGAAGAAGCCGTCGCCCCGAGCGCGCCGCCCACCCCGACCCCGCAGGAAACGCTGCTCACGGAAATCCGTGACCTGCTCAAGGCGCAGAACCAGAACCGCCTGCCCTGA
- a CDS encoding DNA repair protein RadA (Sms; stabilizes the strand-invasion intermediate during the DNA repair; involved in recombination of donor DNA and plays an important role in DNA damage repair after exposure to mutagenic agents): MAKAKRLYGCTECGATFPKWAGQCGECGAWNTLVETMLESGAAAAPSGRAGWTGQQAQIKTLAEVSVEEIPRFTTSSTELDRVLGGGLVDGSVVLIGGDPGIGKSTILLQTLCNIATHMPALYVTGEESQQQVAMRSRRLGLPQDQLKVMTETCIETIIATARQEKPRVMVIDSIQTIFTEQLQSAPGGVAQVRESTALLVRYAKQSGTAIFLVGHVTKEGSLAGPRVLEHMVDTVLYFEGESDGRLRLLRAVKNRFGAVNELGVFGMTDRGLKEVSNPSAIFLNRTQEEVAGSVVMATWEGTRPMLVEVQALVDDSHLANPRRVTLGLDPNRLAMLLAVLHRHGGIPTHDQDVFLNVVGGVKVLETASDLALLAAVMSSLRNRPLAHGLLVFGEIGLSGEVRPVPSGQERLKEAAKHGFKRAIVPKANAPKEAPAGLQVIAVTRLEQALDALFEE; this comes from the coding sequence ATGGCCAAGGCCAAGCGTTTGTACGGCTGCACGGAATGCGGCGCGACCTTTCCCAAATGGGCCGGCCAATGCGGCGAATGCGGGGCCTGGAACACCCTGGTGGAAACCATGCTCGAAAGCGGGGCAGCGGCGGCGCCCAGCGGGCGTGCCGGCTGGACCGGCCAGCAAGCCCAGATCAAGACCCTTGCAGAAGTCAGCGTAGAAGAAATCCCGCGCTTCACCACCAGCAGCACCGAGCTGGACCGTGTGCTCGGCGGCGGCCTGGTCGACGGCTCGGTGGTGCTGATCGGTGGCGACCCCGGCATCGGCAAGTCGACGATTCTGCTGCAGACCCTGTGCAACATCGCCACGCACATGCCTGCGCTCTACGTCACCGGCGAAGAGTCCCAGCAGCAGGTGGCGATGCGCTCGCGGCGCCTGGGCCTGCCCCAGGACCAGCTCAAGGTGATGACCGAAACCTGCATCGAGACGATCATCGCCACGGCCCGCCAGGAAAAGCCGCGGGTCATGGTCATCGACTCGATCCAGACGATCTTCACCGAGCAGCTGCAGTCGGCGCCGGGCGGCGTGGCCCAGGTCCGTGAAAGCACCGCCCTGCTGGTGCGCTATGCCAAGCAGAGCGGCACGGCGATCTTCCTGGTCGGCCACGTCACCAAGGAAGGCTCGCTGGCCGGCCCGCGGGTCCTCGAACACATGGTCGACACGGTGCTGTACTTCGAAGGCGAGTCCGACGGGCGCCTGCGCCTGTTGCGCGCGGTGAAGAACCGTTTTGGTGCGGTCAACGAGCTGGGCGTGTTCGGCATGACCGATCGCGGGCTCAAGGAAGTCTCCAACCCCTCGGCGATCTTCCTCAACCGCACCCAGGAAGAAGTGGCGGGCAGCGTGGTGATGGCGACCTGGGAAGGCACCCGGCCGATGCTGGTCGAGGTGCAGGCGCTGGTGGACGACAGCCACCTGGCCAACCCCCGGCGGGTGACCCTGGGTCTGGACCCGAACCGCCTGGCCATGTTGCTGGCGGTGCTGCACCGCCATGGCGGCATCCCGACCCATGACCAGGACGTCTTTCTCAACGTGGTCGGCGGCGTCAAGGTGCTCGAGACCGCCTCGGACCTGGCCTTGCTCGCCGCAGTGATGTCCAGCCTGCGCAACCGGCCGCTGGCCCACGGCCTGCTGGTGTTCGGCGAGATCGGCCTCTCGGGCGAAGTCCGGCCCGTTCCCAGCGGGCAGGAGCGTCTCAAGGAAGCGGCCAAGCATGGTTTCAAGCGCGCCATCGTGCCCAAGGCCAATGCTCCGAAGGAAGCGCCTGCCGGCTTGCAGGTGATCGCCGTGACGCGGCTGGAGCAGGCGTTGGATGCGTTGTTCGAGGAGTGA
- a CDS encoding pilus assembly protein, translating to MSSHDERRRFQRIAFDATTHLRQDGLTWDVHLLDLSLHGLLVERPAQWDADTTRALEAVIELSDKAQVVMQVELRHEESNHLGFACETIDVDSMTHLHRLVELNLADQEAMRREWQALIEEHRGR from the coding sequence ATGTCATCCCACGACGAACGCCGCCGCTTCCAACGCATCGCCTTCGATGCTACCACCCACCTGCGCCAGGATGGCCTGACCTGGGACGTGCATCTGCTGGACCTGTCGCTCCATGGCCTGCTGGTCGAGCGTCCGGCGCAGTGGGACGCGGACACGACGCGTGCGCTCGAGGCGGTGATCGAACTCAGCGACAAGGCGCAGGTGGTGATGCAGGTCGAGCTGCGCCACGAGGAGTCCAACCACCTGGGGTTCGCCTGCGAGACGATCGACGTGGACTCGATGACGCACCTGCACCGATTGGTGGAGCTGAACCTGGCGGATCAGGAAGCGATGAGGCGGGAATGGCAGGCGTTGATCGAAGAGCATCGGGGGCGTTGA
- a CDS encoding carbon starvation protein A codes for MNNNNSLLRHLPWLLLAVLGAGALGVVALRRGEAINALWIVVAAVAIYLVAYRYYSLFIATKVMQLDPRRATPAVLNNDGLDYVPTNKHILFGHHFAAIAGAGPLVGPVLAAQMGYLPGTLWLIAGVVLAGAVQDFMVLFMSTRRNGRSLGDMVREEMGRIPGTIALFGCFLIMIIILAVLALIVVKALAESPWGMFTVMATIPIAMFMGIYMRYIRPGRIGEISLIGVVLLLLSIWLGGVVAADPTWGPAFTFTGVQITWMLVGYGFVAAVLPVWLVLAPRDYLSTFLKIGTIVALAIGILILAPELKMPALTQFTDGTGPVWKGTLFPFLFITIACGAVSGFHALISSGTTPKLLDNETNARYIGYGGMLMESFVAIMAMVAASVIEPGVYFAMNSPAAVVGADVVSVAQTVSSWGFLITPEQLEATARDIGEHTVLARAGGAPTLAVGIAQILHQVLPGENTMAFWYHFAILFEALFILTAVDAGTRAGRFMLQDLLGSFVPALKRTDSWPANLIATAGCVALWGYLLYQGVIDPLGGINTLWPLFGISNQMLAGIALMLGTVVLIKMKRQRYVWVTLLPAVWLLICTTTAGLIKLFDPNPAVGFLALANKYSTALEAGQVLAPAKDIGQMQHVIFNAYTNAGLTVLFLVVVFSILFFALKVGYAALGRSERSDKETPFQALPDA; via the coding sequence ATGAACAACAATAATAGCCTGCTACGCCATCTGCCATGGCTACTGCTGGCGGTCCTCGGGGCCGGTGCGCTGGGCGTGGTCGCCCTGCGCCGTGGCGAAGCGATCAATGCCTTGTGGATCGTCGTCGCGGCAGTGGCCATCTACCTCGTTGCCTACCGTTACTACAGCCTGTTCATCGCCACCAAGGTCATGCAGCTCGACCCGCGTCGTGCGACCCCGGCGGTCCTCAACAACGACGGTCTGGACTATGTGCCGACCAACAAACACATTCTCTTCGGCCACCACTTCGCGGCCATCGCCGGTGCCGGCCCCCTGGTCGGTCCGGTGTTGGCCGCGCAGATGGGTTATCTGCCGGGCACCTTGTGGCTGATCGCCGGTGTGGTCCTGGCCGGTGCGGTCCAGGACTTCATGGTGCTGTTCATGTCCACCCGCCGCAACGGTCGCTCGCTGGGCGACATGGTGCGCGAGGAAATGGGGCGCATCCCGGGCACCATCGCGCTGTTCGGCTGCTTCCTGATCATGATCATCATCCTGGCGGTGCTGGCGCTGATCGTGGTCAAGGCACTGGCGGAAAGCCCCTGGGGCATGTTCACGGTGATGGCGACCATCCCGATCGCCATGTTCATGGGCATCTACATGCGCTATATCCGGCCAGGCCGCATCGGCGAGATCTCGCTGATCGGTGTGGTCCTGCTGCTGCTGTCGATCTGGCTGGGCGGTGTCGTCGCCGCCGACCCGACCTGGGGGCCGGCCTTTACCTTCACCGGCGTGCAGATCACCTGGATGCTGGTCGGCTATGGCTTCGTCGCCGCCGTGCTGCCGGTCTGGCTGGTGCTGGCACCGCGTGACTACCTCTCGACCTTCCTCAAGATCGGCACCATCGTGGCCCTGGCCATCGGCATCCTGATCCTCGCGCCGGAACTGAAGATGCCGGCCCTGACGCAGTTCACCGACGGCACCGGCCCGGTGTGGAAGGGCACGCTGTTCCCGTTCCTGTTCATCACCATCGCCTGTGGCGCGGTCTCCGGCTTCCACGCGCTGATCTCCTCGGGCACCACGCCCAAGCTGCTGGACAACGAGACCAACGCCCGCTACATCGGCTACGGCGGCATGCTGATGGAGTCGTTCGTCGCCATCATGGCCATGGTCGCCGCGTCGGTCATCGAGCCGGGTGTGTACTTCGCCATGAACAGCCCGGCGGCCGTGGTCGGCGCCGATGTCGTGTCGGTGGCGCAGACGGTCAGCAGCTGGGGCTTCCTGATCACGCCTGAGCAACTGGAAGCCACCGCCCGCGACATCGGCGAGCACACCGTGCTGGCCCGCGCCGGTGGCGCACCGACCCTGGCCGTGGGCATCGCCCAGATCCTGCACCAGGTGCTGCCGGGCGAGAACACCATGGCCTTCTGGTACCACTTCGCGATCCTGTTCGAGGCGCTGTTCATCCTCACCGCAGTCGATGCCGGTACCCGTGCCGGTCGCTTCATGCTGCAGGACTTGCTGGGCAGCTTCGTGCCGGCGCTCAAGCGCACCGACTCGTGGCCGGCCAACCTGATCGCCACCGCAGGCTGCGTGGCGTTGTGGGGCTACCTGCTGTACCAGGGCGTGATCGACCCGCTGGGCGGCATCAACACCTTGTGGCCACTGTTCGGCATCTCCAACCAGATGCTCGCCGGCATCGCCCTGATGCTGGGTACGGTCGTGCTGATCAAGATGAAGCGCCAGCGCTATGTGTGGGTCACCTTGCTGCCTGCCGTCTGGCTGCTGATCTGCACCACCACCGCCGGCCTGATCAAGCTGTTCGATCCGAACCCGGCCGTGGGCTTCCTGGCCCTGGCCAACAAGTACAGCACCGCGCTGGAAGCCGGTCAGGTCCTGGCCCCGGCCAAGGACATCGGCCAGATGCAGCACGTGATCTTCAACGCCTACACCAACGCCGGTCTGACCGTGCTGTTCCTGGTCGTGGTGTTCAGTATCCTGTTCTTCGCCCTCAAGGTCGGCTACGCCGCCCTGGGCCGTTCGGAGCGCAGCGACAAGGAAACCCCGTTCCAGGCCTTGCCTGATGCATAA
- a CDS encoding GTP-binding protein, whose protein sequence is MANPIPVTVLTGFLGAGKTTLLKHMLKAEHGLKLAVIENEFSEAGIDSQLLGDEPVQVMTLANGCVCCSIHGDLTRALYLLLERLDAGEIAFDRLVIECTGLADPAPVAQTFFIDEDLRERYLLDGIITLVDAAHADTHLAQTIAQAQVGFADRLLLSKTDLVTPEAVETLRERLGRINGRAPIRVVEQGRIDLAELLDVRGFNLNTDVEGSLKPVLRPLLKPATPDRIATLVLRTEAPLDIDRLSDFMNALLEDHGKQLLRYKGVLNIAGDERRLVFQGVLKLYGFDWDTEWPADQPRESVMVFIGDDLPEAQIQAGFKALSET, encoded by the coding sequence ATGGCAAACCCTATCCCGGTGACCGTGCTGACCGGTTTTCTCGGCGCCGGCAAGACCACCTTGCTCAAGCACATGCTCAAGGCCGAGCACGGCCTGAAGCTGGCGGTCATCGAGAACGAATTCAGCGAGGCAGGCATCGACAGCCAGCTGCTCGGGGACGAACCCGTGCAGGTGATGACCTTGGCCAACGGCTGCGTCTGCTGCAGCATCCATGGTGACCTGACGCGCGCGCTGTACCTGCTGCTGGAGCGGCTGGACGCTGGCGAGATCGCCTTCGACCGCCTGGTCATCGAGTGTACCGGCCTGGCCGATCCTGCCCCGGTGGCCCAGACGTTCTTCATCGACGAAGACCTGCGCGAGCGCTATTTGCTCGATGGCATCATCACGCTGGTGGACGCGGCGCATGCCGACACGCACCTGGCCCAGACCATCGCCCAGGCCCAGGTCGGTTTCGCCGACCGCCTGCTGCTGAGCAAGACCGACCTGGTCACGCCCGAAGCCGTGGAGACACTGCGCGAGCGGCTGGGCCGCATCAACGGTCGTGCGCCGATCCGTGTGGTCGAGCAGGGACGCATCGACCTGGCCGAGCTGCTCGATGTGCGCGGCTTCAACCTCAACACCGACGTGGAGGGCAGCCTCAAGCCGGTCTTGCGACCTTTGCTCAAGCCTGCGACCCCTGACCGTATCGCGACCTTGGTGTTGCGCACCGAGGCCCCGTTGGACATCGACCGGCTCAGCGACTTCATGAACGCGTTGCTGGAAGACCATGGCAAGCAGTTGCTGCGCTACAAGGGTGTCCTGAACATCGCGGGCGATGAGCGGCGGCTGGTGTTCCAGGGGGTGCTGAAGCTGTATGGCTTCGACTGGGACACGGAGTGGCCGGCCGACCAGCCCCGGGAAAGCGTGATGGTGTTCATCGGCGATGACCTGCCCGAAGCGCAGATTCAGGCAGGTTTCAAGGCCCTGAGCGAGACCTGA
- the glyA gene encoding serine hydroxymethyltransferase (catalyzes the reaction of glycine with 5,10-methylenetetrahydrofolate to form L-serine and tetrahydrofolate), with the protein MFSRDLTIAKYDAELSNAMEQEALRQEEHIELIASENYTSPAVMEAQGSVLTNKYAEGYPGKRYYGGCEYVDVVEQLAIDRAKQLFGADYANVQPHAGSQANAAVYLALLSAGDTILGMSLAHGGHLTHGASVSASGKLYNAVQYGIDGNGLIDYDEVERLADEHKPKMIVAGFSAYSQVLDFARFRAIADKVGAYLFVDMAHVAGLVAAGVYPNPVPFADVVTTTTHKTLRGPRGGLILARANADIEKKLNSAVFPGAQGGPLEHVIAAKAICFKEALQPEFKAYQQQVVKNAQVMAEVFIERGFDIVSGGTQNHLFLLSLIKQDISGKDADAALGKAFITVNKNSVPNDPRSPFVTSGLRFGTPAVTTRGFKEAECRELAGWICDILADLNNEAVIDSVREKVKAICKRLPVYGQ; encoded by the coding sequence ATGTTCAGCCGTGATTTGACCATTGCCAAGTACGACGCCGAGCTCTCCAACGCCATGGAGCAAGAAGCTCTGCGCCAGGAAGAGCACATCGAGCTGATCGCTTCGGAAAACTACACCAGCCCGGCTGTCATGGAAGCGCAGGGTTCGGTCCTGACCAACAAGTACGCCGAAGGCTACCCGGGCAAGCGCTACTACGGCGGTTGCGAGTACGTCGACGTGGTCGAGCAACTGGCCATCGACCGCGCCAAGCAGCTGTTCGGTGCCGACTACGCCAACGTCCAGCCCCATGCCGGTTCCCAGGCCAACGCCGCGGTCTACCTGGCCCTGCTGTCGGCAGGCGACACCATCCTGGGCATGAGCCTGGCTCACGGTGGTCACCTGACCCACGGCGCCAGCGTCAGCGCCTCGGGCAAGCTGTACAACGCCGTTCAGTACGGCATCGACGGCAATGGCCTGATCGACTACGACGAGGTCGAGCGCCTGGCCGACGAGCACAAGCCGAAGATGATCGTCGCCGGCTTCTCCGCCTACTCCCAGGTGCTGGACTTCGCACGCTTCCGTGCCATCGCCGACAAGGTCGGTGCCTACCTGTTCGTCGACATGGCCCACGTCGCAGGCCTGGTCGCTGCCGGCGTCTACCCCAACCCGGTGCCGTTCGCCGATGTGGTCACCACCACCACCCACAAGACCCTGCGCGGTCCACGTGGCGGCCTGATCCTGGCCCGTGCCAACGCCGACATCGAGAAGAAGCTCAACTCCGCCGTGTTCCCAGGCGCCCAGGGTGGCCCGCTGGAGCACGTCATCGCCGCCAAGGCGATCTGCTTCAAGGAAGCCCTGCAGCCTGAGTTCAAGGCTTACCAGCAGCAAGTGGTGAAGAACGCCCAGGTCATGGCCGAAGTGTTCATCGAGCGTGGTTTCGACATCGTCTCCGGCGGCACCCAGAACCACCTGTTCCTGCTGTCGCTGATCAAGCAGGACATCTCGGGCAAAGACGCCGATGCGGCCCTGGGCAAGGCGTTCATCACCGTGAACAAGAACTCGGTCCCGAACGACCCGCGCTCGCCGTTCGTCACCTCCGGCCTGCGTTTCGGCACCCCCGCCGTCACCACACGCGGTTTCAAGGAAGCCGAGTGCCGTGAACTGGCCGGCTGGATCTGCGATATCCTGGCCGACCTGAACAACGAAGCGGTCATCGACAGCGTGCGTGAGAAGGTCAAGGCGATCTGCAAGCGACTGCCGGTGTACGGCCAGTAA